From the Lathyrus oleraceus cultivar Zhongwan6 chromosome 3, CAAS_Psat_ZW6_1.0, whole genome shotgun sequence genome, the window tgagcTTTATCTTCTGACATAAGTTTTGTGGCAATATTTGGGAAACCTTATCAAAACAACTTATGACATTTTTTATAAACATTTTTGAACTATTATTTTATCTTTTGTTATAAAAATAGCTTATGCAAATTTAATCAGAAGCCCTTATTATAATAAGCACTTGTGCTATAAACTGCAAATAAGTTGTTTATCCAGTTAGCTGTCTGCATTCTTTTGCAAGAGTCTTATGTGTTCActcttttttttgtgtgtgtgcaGTTCACAACATTGATAACGAACTCGAGGACAACTCACAGATGCAAAACGTTGTACGTACGGCCCTTGGTCTATGCTCATCCGTGTACATGATGATAAGCTTCTTCGGGTTCCTCCTCTTCGGTGAAGGAACCCTTGATGACGTGCTTGCCAACTTCGATACCGATCTCGGAATCCCTTTTGGTTCTGTGCTCAACGACGCTGTTCGTATTAGCTACGCTGCACACCTCATGTTTGTATTTCCAGTTGTGTTTTTTCCGTTGCGACTCAATATAGACGGTCTTCTCTTCCCTTCGTCAAGACCTTTGGTTCTCGATAACTTCAGATTCGCATCAATGACTGCTTCCCTTATTGGTGTTATCTTCCTTGGAGCAAACTTCATACCTAGCATTTGGGATGCTTTCCAGTTCACCGGAGCAACAGCCGCAGTCTGTATAGGATTCATCTTTCCAGCCGCCATCACTCTCAAGTAAGTTTTCTCAATGAATTTCTATTCTGTAACGTGATTCTTTCGTCTCTCGACAATATCTTACTTCGTCTGAGTTTATGCTTTTGCTACTACCTAATTTGAGTTTCCTTCGACCATCTTTTAATCGATGCAGGGATCGCTACAATATAGCAACAAGATCAGACAAGATTCTATGCGTAGTTATGATAGTCCTCGCTGTTGCCTCGAATGTTGTGGCTATATACAGCAATGCATTTGGATTGATCACGAAGAGCAATACTTCGCGCGAATGATGGTCACGGTTCTTGTCGAAAGGAACTGAATTGGCCGAGTAAATTCAGTTAGTCAGAAAATCAGGGTTTTCTGAGAGAGGGTCTCATGAGTCGTCGTCGATTTTGAATAAACGTAGAAGCTACTACCCTGTGTACAAATTTGCTTCGAAAGGTGTCGAGGCCTGCTGCAACATGTATTCGGTTTCGTTTGTAATTTGCGAATTCGGTTATAGTTATTGTGGTTTTTCTTTTGAGTAATAAATACTCCTTGATTTGTTTTAAAGATGTAATAGAACTTTTTGCTGGCTTCTGTATGTATTGTATTGTGTTGAGTGAAGGAATGAACTGTGTATTCTTGAATTGGACAAGAGAAAATTGCTATAGCTCCTCTCTCCTTTTGTTAAAGTAAATGGCTTCACAGTTGGTATTCAAATATTCCTCAAAAGTAGAAAAGTAGAAGTCCGTTGCTGATAGATGTTTGGATTGATGAAATCAGATGGAGCAAAGTGGTATGAGTATCAGATGCAATGAAATGATATTCTATTGTTATGATCATTTAGAATTTGATGAAGCGGAATGGAGTGGAATGAATTTTTCATTTTACTCTGCTCGATTCTATTACACTTTGCTCCTGTATGCAACTCACATAAAGGTGTGTCAGGTGTCTAACATGTGTATAACAAAAATATAATTCCTAGTGATTCATCTAATCACATTGACACGATTTCTAGCATTGCATCTATAAAAAGAACAAAAGACTTGCAATGACATCAAACACAAGAGAAAGATGACAGCAAGAAAAGTTAGAAATTGCCATGAAGCAAACACATAAACCTTCATGAATTTCCAAACTTTGATACTCACATTACTATTATAGTGCTGGTTAACATCCTCAATGACCTTGTCCAAGAATGGAACTCTTGTCAATTTAATGGATTTGCTCATTCCATTCCACAAGTTAGCAACCTCTTGATCACTTTTTAAGTGGTTCAAAATAATCCCTTTTTCTCTAAGAATCTTCGCATCTTCCTCAGTGTCTATGATTCCGTTCATCAACTCGGTGTAACGGGCAAAAACCAACGGTCCCGAGGTAGTTGATGCTTCATAAGCAACTAAATTTCTCATGAAGACTTCGGTGTTTATATCTACACTAATTGTTGGAAGGTAAAGAGTTGTTGATTTTACATCAAACAAAATAGTTGATATGTCTCCTTTAGTAGCTACGAAACTAACTCCGGACTTTGAGAGTTCTGTAACAGAAGGAATAGCGATTTCATTGATTAACAACGATTTATTAGTGATATCTTCTGAACTTAAATTCTCATTTCCTTCTTTCGTAGCTTCGTTTTCTTTTGAGAAAAGAAAGTATTCAACCGGTTGCTTTATGATTCCCACCACGGGAAGATTAGAAATAACTGTCCAAGGCAACCAAGTGATAGCTTTCATGGCTCTACATTGCTTGAGTTTCTTAAAGAAGCTTATTAATGTTGTTGTCAATTTCAAAAGCACCCTCCAAACTTCACATACGAGTTTCTTAGCATAATTCACGAACAATTTTTCATTTTGTTCATTATCATTGTGTTTATTCTCTAATTCTACTATTATTTCTGATTCTTCGTCCAATTTAG encodes:
- the LOC127131872 gene encoding putative UPF0481 protein At3g02645; this translates as FYKNMSSFKPLMGNDSKTNFHELEWVIKIRASLDKELDDDDDGFIVSIFNVPKPLMASDPYSYIPQQVAIGPYHFWRQELYEMERYKIASTKRFQNQLQSLKLEHIVDQLIRLEHKIRACYHKCLNFNVETLVWMMVVDASFLLEFLQVYTIEDESMILSVSSRMSHLIDYGGRKLGHNVILKDIVMLENQIPLFILRKMLEFKFASLELGDDMLFSMFIGLYKEVSPFKLVERDYLDIVISDRAHLLDFLYNMIVPKLDEESEIIVELENKHNDNEQNEKLFVNYAKKLVCEVWRVLLKLTTTLISFFKKLKQCRAMKAITWLPWTVISNLPVVGIIKQPVEYFLFSKENEATKEGNENLSSEDITNKSLLINEIAIPSVTELSKSGVSFVATKGDISTILFDVKSTTLYLPTISVDINTEVFMRNLVAYEASTTSGPLVFARYTELMNGIIDTEEDAKILREKGIILNHLKSDQEVANLWNGMSKSIKLTRVPFLDKVIEDVNQHYNSNVSIKVWKFMKVYVFASWQFLTFLAVIFLLCLMSLQVFCSFYRCNARNRVNVIR